Proteins found in one Triticum urartu cultivar G1812 chromosome 4, Tu2.1, whole genome shotgun sequence genomic segment:
- the LOC125553617 gene encoding RING-H2 finger protein ATL74-like, with translation MSTAGGPSGTTASQHGGGGGGCCSSSGTLELVAAFTAVCLALYGVILYLNYLYVRWSGRDGVHRTGSSTAAGPARKRAGGGGLDKAALAAMPVVRFKAEARGDGSEVREECAVCLSAMQDGDAVRALPGCRHSFHVGCVDVWLCAQATCPVCRAHPALPVPAAKDGSKRAETAGREPDLESPV, from the coding sequence ATGTCGACGGCGGGAGGCCCGTCGGGGACGACGGCGTCGCAGcatgggggcggcggcggggggtgCTGCAGCTCCAGCGGGACGCTGGAGCTCGTGGCGGCGTTCACGGCGGTGTGCCTCGCACTCTACGGGGTGATACTGTACCTCAACTACCTATACGTACGGTGGAGCGGGCGGGACGGCGTGCATCGGACGGGATCCAGCACGGCAGCCGGGCCGGCGAGGAAGAGGGCCGGCGGAGGGGGGCTCGACAAGGCGGCGCTGGCAGCCATGCCGGTGGTCCGATTCAAGGCGGAGGCGCGTGGCGACGGCAGCGAGGTAAGGGAGGAGTGCGCGGTGTGCCTGAGCGCCATGCAGGACGGCGACGCGGTGCGCGCCTTGCCCGGGTGCAGGCACTCGTTCCATGTCGGGTGCGTCGACGTCTGGCTGTGCGCGCAGGCCACCTGCCCCGTCTGCCGCGCGCACCCTGCTCTCCCGGTTCCGGCAGCGAAGGACGGCTCCAAGAGGGCGGAGACCGCCGGACGGGAGCCGGACCTGGAGAGCCCGGTATAG
- the LOC125550856 gene encoding uncharacterized protein LOC125550856 isoform X1 → MAAAAPSPSTSSPFAVVHADCSQSVGCLDLVTSHILKSSLCKGVVGVHGKRQKFLGDEELLKHWLQRKASMWPNQLNGMLCWALNHYVKSCEFALLLFEETVNFETLVARDGKLDVWCMFSTGRNFLPYHLLLYMLILVHVLDASDLVT, encoded by the exons ATGGCAGCAGCCGCACCTTCCCCTTCCACAAG CTCACCATTTGCTGTTGTACATGCTGATTGTAGTCAATCTGTTGGATGCCTCGACCTAGTTACATCACATATTTTAAAATCAAG CTTATGCAAGG GTGTAGTAGGTGTTCATGGAAAAAGACAGAAATTTTTAGGAGATGAGGAGTTACTGAAACATTGGCTGCAGCGCAAGGCCTCAATGTGGCCAAATCAACTCAATGGTATGTTGTGCTGGGCACTCAATCATTATGTGAAGAGTTGTGAGTTTGCACTGCTACTATTTGAAGAAACTGTAAATTTTGAGACTTTAGTTGCTAGGGATGGAAAGCTGGATGTCTGGTGTATGTTTAGTACAGGTAGAAATTTTCTACCCTACCACTTGCTGTTGTACATGCTGATTCTAGTTCATGTGTTGGATGCCTCAGACCTAGTTAcataa
- the LOC125550856 gene encoding uncharacterized protein LOC125550856 isoform X2, which produces MAAAAPSPSTSSPFAVVHADCSQSVGCLDLVTSHILKSSLCKGVVGVHGKRQKFLGDEELLKHWLQRKASMWPNQLNELPWCYLCVGGNVFGMT; this is translated from the exons ATGGCAGCAGCCGCACCTTCCCCTTCCACAAG CTCACCATTTGCTGTTGTACATGCTGATTGTAGTCAATCTGTTGGATGCCTCGACCTAGTTACATCACATATTTTAAAATCAAG CTTATGCAAGG GTGTAGTAGGTGTTCATGGAAAAAGACAGAAATTTTTAGGAGATGAGGAGTTACTGAAACATTGGCTGCAGCGCAAGGCCTCAATGTGGCCAAATCAACTCAATG aactaccatggtgttatttatgtgtaggagGAAATGTtttcggaatgacctaa